In Eriocheir sinensis breed Jianghai 21 chromosome 52, ASM2467909v1, whole genome shotgun sequence, one genomic interval encodes:
- the LOC126983088 gene encoding uncharacterized protein LOC126983088, whose protein sequence is MLMAAVVPRDTVVTYKPPRGTKVNLSTANHVALADTGSVRLVKGDLGPEEERSLSLPTRGRHKAPLIQNGSAITSHLITAELNQCTGSLSSLCHTPSNGVVPHMARPAFTRSATIRSANGPLRSSSIGGALDRPSSPCKPQLPFSRTSSAGSDTNDSRHSSTHSIAADDINVAIPVEEEEEKVEVEERLLKNPRVVMLKSNSLTFTPVIVSQQPPQRDQHGCQPRVLNPTPVNLQQRRSGLRVDPPRRASYRANKTVSFDCETRTETFETDLTESENDEREFVHLMGHYERRPQVRLPMTHDDEYCPPGKEEQDFLPKVLCFALALVITGGILYGLNIIISRMNMNLFSG, encoded by the coding sequence ATGCTGATGGCCGCGGTGGTGCCTCGCGACACGGTGGTCACGTACAAGCCGCCTCGGGGCACCAAGGTCAACCTCAGCACTGCCAACCACGTGGCGCTGGCTGACACAGGCAGCGTGCGTTTGGTGAAGGGTGACCTTGGCCCCGAGGAGGaacgctccctctccctccccacccgaGGCCGACACAAGGCCCCTCTCATCCAAAATGGCTCGGCGATCACCAGCCACCTCATCACTGCCGAGCTCAACCAGTGCACGGGCTCCCTCTCCAGCCTGTGCCACACACCCAGCAATGGCGTCGTGCCCCACATGGCCCGGCCGGCCTTCACCAGGTCGGCCACTATCCGTTCGGCCAACGGCCCCCTGAGATCCAGTAGCATCGGCGGAGCCCTCGACAGGCCGTCCAGCCCCTGCAAGCCGCAGCTGCCCTTCAGCAGAACGTCGAGTGCCGGCAGCGACACCAACGACTCGCGGCACAGCAGCACCCACAGCATCGCCGCGGATGACATCAACGTGGCGATAcccgtcgaggaggaggaggagaaggtggaggtggaggagaggctcCTCAAGAATCCGCGGGTGGTTATGCTCAAGTCCAACAGcctcaccttcacgcccgtcatcGTGTCGCAGCAGCCGCCTCAGAGGGACCAGCACGGGTGCCAGCCGCGGGTCCTCAACCCGACGCCCGTCAACCTGCAGCAGCGCCGCTCGGGGCTAAGGGTGGACCCGCCGCGGCGAGCCTCCTACCGTGCTAACAAGACCGTCTCGTTCGACTGTGAAACACGGACAGAAACTTTTGAGACGGACCTAACAGAGTCTGAGAACGACGAGCGAGAGTTTGTGCACCTGATGGGCCATTACGAGCGGCGGCCTCAGGTGCGGCTGCCCATGACCCACGACGACGAGTACTGTCCGCCGGGCAAGGAGGAGCAGGATTTCCTCCCCAAGGTGCTGTGCTTCGCCCTCGCCCTCGTCA